A window of Rubricoccus marinus contains these coding sequences:
- the rpmG gene encoding 50S ribosomal protein L33, protein MAKGKDARIQVTLECTEAPGTSRYSTTKNRRNTTQRLELKKYNAKLRKHTLHREIK, encoded by the coding sequence ATGGCAAAGGGCAAAGACGCACGCATCCAGGTCACCCTCGAGTGCACCGAGGCGCCCGGCACCTCGCGGTACTCCACGACGAAGAACCGTCGCAACACCACGCAGCGCCTGGAGTTGAAGAAGTACAACGCGAAGCTCCGCAAGCACACCCTCCACCGCGAGATCAAGTAG
- a CDS encoding tetratricopeptide repeat protein, with translation MDRLAALTAFYEEDPDDPFTRFALAQEHLKAGDASTSLAFFEGLVRDHPAYVGTYYHLGALYAHLGREDDALRTYREGIAEATRANDLHARAELQSALLEAEGLGFE, from the coding sequence ATGGACCGTCTTGCGGCCCTGACTGCTTTCTACGAGGAGGACCCCGACGACCCGTTCACGCGGTTCGCCCTCGCGCAGGAGCACCTCAAAGCCGGAGACGCCTCCACGTCGCTGGCCTTTTTCGAAGGCCTCGTCCGCGATCACCCCGCTTACGTGGGGACCTATTACCACCTGGGCGCGCTATACGCGCACCTCGGCCGCGAGGACGACGCCCTGCGCACCTACCGCGAAGGCATCGCGGAGGCGACGCGCGCGAACGACCTCCACGCGCGCGCCGAGTTGCAGAGCGCCCTTCTGGAGGCCGAGGGCCTCGGCTTCGAATGA
- a CDS encoding DUF4295 family protein: MAKKVSKNQRTNRGGAPQKQMAKIIVAAKKQNGEFEFRSRMVEADQVQDELKAAKAA, translated from the coding sequence ATGGCCAAGAAGGTCTCCAAGAACCAGCGCACCAACCGTGGCGGCGCCCCGCAGAAGCAGATGGCCAAGATCATCGTCGCTGCGAAGAAGCAGAACGGCGAGTTCGAGTTCCGCTCCCGCATGGTCGAAGCCGACCAGGTGCAGGACGAGCTGAAAGCCGCCAAGGCTGCCTAG
- a CDS encoding TonB-dependent receptor, producing the protein MLRFFLAAALVGLAAGAHAQTLSGRVTDAQTGEALPGATVFLPQLASGAATDADGRYTVALPGAGVYRVVVSFVGYTSRTEAVTVASGGTVYDVALQDSAVEAPVITVTARSGASDILTTPQSVAVITARELQREATGSPMDALEDVAGVRLLRTGPAVAKPVVRGLTAQRVLIVNDGVRQEGQGWGDEHGPEIGGADVDGIEVVRGPASLLYGSDALGGVIQTVQDDLFDLGAFGATAQVTGVSMAQSAAGQLRAGASGADWGAEARVGGLRAGQVRTPQALIPNTAQEQFTLSARAGRRFARGEVVAELGRFEQQLGLFEPEEADELGDLSRFEIGAPFQRVSHDRAVLRGETRLASGDRIEIIGAAQQNRRLEFEEADEAELSLRLTTGTLDARLHHRPIGRVFGTIGVSGMAQTNETLAEETLIPGGQTLNGAVYVAEQLILSRVTLDAGLRFDARSLDVDSAPDLGVEAQTRSYTALTGAIGAAYQPRTDLSFAANLGRAFRAPVLQELFGNGVHEGTLRFERGNADLTPEASLALDGTVRYFTPHVYLEAAAFVNRIDGYIYPLASGEIDDESGFEIFDFTQAQARLYGAEVRLDIHPHVLHGLGVHLQGDLTRSDNLDTDVPLPFVPPARLETVVEYSAERIGPARDVEVRFGPTFTASQTRPELPSEIPTDAYTTWDASLSAAFQASGATITPVLALDNLTDAAYVDPLSRYRPYGILSPGRSVRVSLRVAF; encoded by the coding sequence ATGCTCCGCTTTTTCCTCGCGGCCGCCCTCGTCGGTCTTGCCGCTGGCGCTCACGCGCAAACACTCTCCGGACGCGTCACCGACGCCCAAACCGGCGAGGCGCTTCCCGGCGCCACCGTTTTCCTCCCCCAACTGGCCTCTGGTGCCGCGACCGACGCCGACGGGCGGTACACCGTTGCGCTTCCGGGCGCCGGCGTCTACCGGGTGGTGGTCTCCTTTGTAGGCTATACCTCGCGCACCGAAGCTGTCACGGTAGCCTCCGGCGGGACCGTGTACGACGTCGCCCTGCAGGATTCGGCCGTGGAAGCGCCCGTGATCACCGTAACGGCGCGTTCCGGGGCGTCGGACATCCTCACGACGCCGCAGTCCGTCGCCGTGATTACCGCGCGGGAGTTGCAGCGCGAGGCTACGGGCTCTCCGATGGACGCGCTTGAGGACGTGGCCGGCGTGCGCCTCTTGCGGACCGGCCCGGCCGTCGCCAAGCCCGTCGTGCGCGGACTGACGGCGCAGCGCGTGCTGATCGTCAACGACGGCGTGCGCCAAGAAGGCCAGGGCTGGGGCGACGAGCACGGCCCCGAGATCGGCGGCGCGGACGTGGACGGCATCGAGGTGGTACGCGGCCCGGCAAGCCTGCTCTACGGGTCGGACGCGCTGGGCGGCGTGATCCAGACCGTCCAGGACGACCTATTCGACCTCGGCGCGTTCGGCGCGACGGCGCAGGTGACAGGCGTGAGCATGGCGCAGAGCGCCGCTGGCCAACTCCGCGCCGGAGCCTCTGGCGCCGACTGGGGCGCCGAAGCACGCGTCGGCGGACTCCGAGCGGGGCAGGTCCGCACCCCCCAGGCGCTGATTCCCAACACGGCGCAGGAGCAGTTCACGCTCTCGGCCCGCGCGGGGCGGCGTTTCGCCAGAGGCGAGGTTGTGGCAGAGCTCGGCCGGTTTGAGCAGCAGCTCGGCCTTTTCGAGCCGGAGGAGGCGGACGAGTTGGGAGACCTGAGCCGGTTCGAGATCGGCGCGCCGTTCCAGCGCGTGAGCCATGACCGCGCCGTGCTCCGCGGCGAGACACGTCTGGCCTCTGGCGACCGCATCGAGATCATCGGCGCGGCGCAGCAGAACCGCCGCCTTGAGTTCGAAGAGGCCGACGAGGCCGAGCTCTCCCTCCGCCTCACGACGGGCACGCTCGACGCGCGCCTCCACCACCGTCCGATCGGGCGCGTCTTTGGCACGATCGGCGTGAGCGGGATGGCGCAGACGAACGAGACCCTCGCGGAGGAAACGCTGATCCCAGGCGGGCAGACGCTCAACGGCGCCGTGTACGTCGCAGAGCAGTTGATCCTCTCGCGCGTGACGCTGGACGCCGGGCTCCGCTTCGACGCCAGAAGCCTAGACGTGGACAGCGCGCCGGACCTGGGCGTAGAGGCCCAGACGCGCTCGTACACGGCACTGACGGGCGCGATCGGCGCGGCGTACCAGCCACGGACCGACCTCTCGTTTGCCGCCAACCTGGGCCGGGCCTTCCGCGCGCCGGTCCTGCAAGAGCTGTTCGGCAACGGCGTCCACGAAGGCACGCTCCGCTTTGAGCGCGGCAACGCGGACCTCACGCCAGAGGCCAGCCTCGCGCTCGACGGGACGGTCCGCTACTTCACGCCGCACGTATACCTCGAAGCCGCCGCGTTCGTCAACCGCATCGACGGCTACATCTACCCGCTGGCCTCTGGCGAGATCGACGACGAGAGCGGGTTCGAGATCTTCGACTTCACCCAGGCGCAGGCGCGGCTGTACGGCGCCGAGGTGCGGTTGGACATCCACCCGCACGTGCTGCACGGCTTGGGCGTGCACCTGCAGGGCGATCTCACGCGCAGTGACAACCTCGACACCGACGTACCGCTGCCGTTCGTGCCGCCGGCGCGGCTCGAAACCGTGGTGGAGTACAGCGCGGAGCGGATCGGACCGGCGCGGGACGTGGAGGTCCGCTTCGGCCCCACGTTTACGGCTTCGCAGACGCGCCCCGAGCTGCCCAGCGAGATCCCGACCGACGCGTACACGACGTGGGACGCGAGCCTGAGTGCCGCCTTCCAGGCCTCTGGCGCCACGATCACGCCCGTCCTAGCGCTGGACAACCTGACCGACGCGGCGTACGTGGACCCGCTCTCGCGGTACCGCCCGTACGGCATCCTCTCGCCCGGACGCAGCGTGCGCGTGAGCCTCCGCGTCGCGTTCTGA
- the rpmB gene encoding 50S ribosomal protein L28 encodes MARKDQLTGKGPMAGNHVSHAHNKVRRRFNVNLQKKRFYIPEEDRWVTLRISAQTLKTINKNGITAVLKEARAQGVRV; translated from the coding sequence ATGGCACGCAAGGACCAACTGACGGGCAAGGGCCCGATGGCCGGCAACCACGTCTCGCACGCTCACAACAAGGTGCGGCGGCGTTTCAACGTGAACCTCCAAAAGAAGCGGTTCTACATCCCTGAGGAGGACCGCTGGGTCACCCTCCGGATCTCGGCGCAGACGCTGAAGACGATCAACAAGAACGGCATCACCGCTGTTCTGAAGGAAGCGCGCGCCCAGGGCGTCCGCGTCTGA
- a CDS encoding TPM domain-containing protein, whose translation MRVSLLLALLFALASGAAAQRFDLPPVPRDAPVGDFAGVLSPSERMALGRKIMAFGDSSTAQIAVAVVPTVGGADMNEYATALGRAWGVGTAAEDNGVVLLVALNDREIYIATGYGAEGALPDALAGQIIRNVISPRFRQGQFYAGLDEGTNAIIAALSGEYTRDYSNQPVASGEGMGASLFLVLLIFLVFVILASKSRGRPGPPPGGGGGGRRRRSPGVIFIPGGGYSGGFGGGFGGGGSGLGGILGGGGGGGFGGFGGGGFGGGGAGGGW comes from the coding sequence GTGCGCGTCTCACTCCTGCTCGCCTTGCTGTTTGCCCTCGCCTCTGGCGCGGCGGCGCAGCGCTTCGACCTGCCGCCGGTCCCTCGGGACGCACCGGTGGGCGACTTCGCAGGCGTGCTCTCGCCGTCGGAACGGATGGCGCTGGGACGCAAGATCATGGCGTTCGGGGACTCCTCCACGGCCCAGATCGCGGTCGCCGTTGTGCCGACCGTGGGCGGGGCGGACATGAACGAGTACGCGACGGCGCTGGGCCGCGCGTGGGGCGTGGGCACGGCCGCTGAAGACAACGGCGTGGTCTTGCTCGTGGCGCTGAACGACCGCGAGATCTACATCGCGACGGGCTATGGGGCCGAGGGCGCACTTCCAGACGCGCTCGCGGGGCAGATCATCCGCAACGTGATCTCGCCTCGGTTCCGCCAGGGACAGTTCTACGCCGGCCTGGACGAGGGCACAAACGCCATCATCGCAGCGCTCAGCGGCGAGTACACGCGCGACTACTCCAACCAGCCGGTCGCCTCTGGCGAGGGCATGGGGGCCTCGCTGTTCTTGGTGCTGCTCATCTTCCTCGTGTTCGTGATCCTGGCCTCCAAGAGCCGAGGCCGGCCGGGACCGCCGCCTGGTGGGGGCGGAGGCGGACGCCGGCGCCGCAGTCCGGGCGTCATCTTTATCCCAGGCGGGGGCTACTCCGGCGGGTTTGGCGGCGGCTTCGGCGGCGGTGGCAGCGGTCTGGGAGGGATTCTCGGCGGCGGTGGAGGAGGCGGATTCGGAGGGTTTGGCGGCGGCGGCTTCGGCGGCGGCGGCGCGGGCGGCGGCTGGTAG
- a CDS encoding DUF3124 domain-containing protein, whose translation MRWSLIVLVALAACTDEPAPSRAPVVASSDVAPDTSGSALPGAVVGQALYVPAYSHVYSGNRQQPVDLTATLSIRNTDATAPIRLTRIRYAGSEGQVIRSYLEAPRTLGPLASAEFVVNENDRAGGAGASFMVEWTAEGAVSQPVVEAVMISTAYQQGISFVTEGRVVESVGL comes from the coding sequence ATGCGCTGGTCTCTGATCGTTCTCGTCGCGCTCGCCGCCTGCACGGACGAGCCTGCGCCGTCTCGCGCGCCCGTTGTCGCCTCGTCCGATGTGGCGCCTGATACGTCGGGCTCAGCGCTTCCAGGGGCGGTTGTGGGGCAGGCGCTCTACGTGCCGGCGTACTCCCATGTGTACTCCGGCAACCGCCAGCAGCCCGTCGATCTCACGGCCACGCTCAGCATCCGCAACACGGACGCCACCGCGCCGATCCGGCTCACGCGCATCCGCTACGCCGGCTCCGAAGGGCAGGTCATCCGCTCCTACCTGGAGGCGCCGCGCACGCTCGGGCCTCTGGCGTCGGCGGAGTTCGTGGTCAACGAGAACGACCGCGCGGGCGGCGCGGGCGCCAGCTTTATGGTGGAGTGGACGGCAGAGGGAGCGGTGTCCCAGCCCGTCGTGGAAGCCGTCATGATCAGCACCGCCTACCAGCAGGGGATCTCGTTCGTGACCGAGGGCCGCGTGGTGGAAAGCGTAGGGCTGTAG
- the ggt gene encoding gamma-glutamyltransferase, translated as MLARLTLVVLVLTSCAPTPEAQVSATPPPLRAENGMVVSAEVNASTAGVEILKAGGNAVDAAVATGFALAVTFPIAGNIGGGGFMVIRMPDGTATTIDYRETAPAASTRDMFLDSTGTYVPERSRVGTLASGVPGAVAGLLMAHERYGSLPLAQVMAPAIRLAEGYALSREQAERFNGYRPRFETFASTAKYFAPEAGFGAGETFRQGDLAAVLKRIAARGRDGFYRGETADLLVAEMERGGGLITHADLAAYRAVEREAVRGSYRGYGVISMPPPSSGGVALVQLLRSVEPYDLRAMGFNSSATVHLMAEAMRRVYADRAEWLGDPDFTPVPVSGLTGVNYVRERMADFNPYRADTSATVSYGVPLAGESDETTHYSVVDAGGMAVSTTTTLNGGYGSMLVVDGAGFFLNNEMDDFAAAPGVPNMFGLVGTEANAVGPGKRMLSSMTPTILETPEGELFMVIGSPGGARIITTVFQVILNVIDHEMHIQAAVAAPRIHHQWLPDVLYAERQSLSADVFMALEQRGWSVREGGRWSRADGIVVAEQASGVADDPSGLTEVETVVRARVLLGGADPRGEDTAVGY; from the coding sequence ATGCTCGCTCGTCTTACTCTCGTCGTCCTTGTTCTGACCTCGTGCGCGCCCACGCCCGAGGCGCAGGTCTCGGCCACGCCGCCGCCGCTCCGTGCCGAGAACGGCATGGTGGTCAGCGCCGAGGTCAACGCGTCCACCGCGGGCGTCGAGATCCTGAAGGCCGGCGGCAACGCCGTGGACGCAGCGGTGGCCACAGGCTTCGCGCTGGCGGTGACGTTCCCCATCGCGGGCAACATCGGCGGCGGCGGCTTTATGGTCATCCGCATGCCCGATGGGACGGCGACGACCATCGACTACCGCGAGACGGCGCCCGCAGCTTCCACGCGCGACATGTTTCTGGACTCGACGGGGACGTACGTGCCAGAGCGGTCGCGGGTGGGCACCCTCGCCTCTGGCGTGCCGGGCGCGGTCGCGGGGCTCCTGATGGCGCACGAGCGCTACGGCAGCCTGCCTCTGGCGCAGGTGATGGCACCCGCAATCCGGCTGGCCGAGGGGTACGCGCTCTCGCGCGAGCAGGCCGAGCGCTTCAACGGCTACCGCCCGCGCTTCGAGACGTTTGCGAGCACGGCCAAGTATTTCGCGCCAGAGGCGGGCTTCGGCGCGGGCGAGACGTTTCGTCAGGGGGACCTCGCGGCGGTTCTCAAGCGCATCGCCGCCAGAGGCCGCGACGGGTTTTACCGTGGGGAGACGGCGGACCTGCTCGTGGCTGAGATGGAGCGCGGCGGCGGGCTCATCACGCACGCGGACCTCGCGGCGTACCGCGCCGTGGAGCGCGAGGCGGTCCGCGGGAGCTACCGCGGCTACGGCGTGATCTCGATGCCGCCGCCGTCCTCTGGCGGCGTGGCGCTCGTCCAACTCCTGCGCTCCGTCGAGCCGTACGACCTGCGCGCGATGGGCTTCAACTCGTCCGCTACGGTCCACCTCATGGCCGAGGCCATGCGCCGCGTCTACGCCGACCGCGCCGAGTGGCTGGGCGACCCGGACTTTACGCCCGTCCCCGTGAGCGGCCTCACAGGCGTGAACTACGTGCGCGAGCGGATGGCGGACTTCAACCCGTACCGCGCCGACACCAGCGCGACGGTGAGCTACGGCGTGCCTCTGGCGGGCGAGAGCGACGAGACGACGCACTACTCCGTCGTGGACGCGGGCGGCATGGCCGTCAGCACGACGACGACGCTCAACGGCGGCTACGGCTCCATGCTCGTGGTGGACGGCGCGGGGTTCTTCCTCAACAACGAGATGGACGACTTCGCGGCGGCGCCAGGCGTGCCCAACATGTTCGGGCTCGTGGGGACGGAGGCCAACGCGGTCGGCCCCGGTAAGCGGATGCTCTCGTCGATGACGCCGACGATCCTGGAGACGCCAGAGGGCGAGCTGTTCATGGTCATTGGTTCGCCCGGCGGCGCGCGCATCATCACGACCGTCTTCCAGGTCATTCTCAACGTGATCGACCACGAGATGCACATCCAGGCCGCCGTCGCGGCACCGCGCATCCACCACCAGTGGTTGCCCGACGTGCTCTACGCCGAGCGGCAGTCGCTCTCGGCCGACGTATTCATGGCCCTAGAGCAGCGCGGCTGGAGCGTCCGAGAAGGCGGCCGGTGGTCCCGCGCCGACGGCATCGTCGTCGCGGAGCAGGCCTCTGGCGTGGCGGACGATCCCTCGGGGCTGACCGAGGTGGAAACCGTGGTCCGCGCTCGGGTGCTGCTGGGCGGGGCGGATCCGCGCGGCGAGGACACGGCGGTAGGCTATTGA
- a CDS encoding sigma-70 family RNA polymerase sigma factor, which translates to MYVPRSQRMLDQYLQEIGKVDLLKPEEEVELAVRIKQGDQLALHQLVRANLRFVVSVAKKYQGQGLSLADLISEGNYGLVKAAQRFDETRGFKFISYAVWWVRQSILKALSDQVRTVRLPLNRVGTLSKMRKASARLAQELGRQPTPQEIAEHMDIKEEKVREGLQHSRHSLSMDAPFDDDDGNSLLDVLPDDSYESPDEDLTNESLNIDIERALATLHPREAEITRLYFGIGHEQPLTLVEVGQRFGLTRERVRQIKEKALRKLRQKHRREELVAHLN; encoded by the coding sequence ATGTACGTCCCCCGCAGCCAGCGGATGCTGGACCAGTACCTCCAGGAGATCGGCAAGGTCGACCTCCTCAAACCTGAAGAGGAGGTCGAGCTCGCCGTCCGCATCAAGCAGGGTGATCAACTCGCGCTGCACCAGTTGGTGCGCGCCAATCTGCGGTTCGTCGTCTCCGTCGCCAAGAAGTATCAGGGCCAGGGACTCTCCCTCGCCGACCTGATCTCCGAAGGCAACTACGGCCTCGTGAAAGCTGCCCAGCGCTTCGACGAGACCCGTGGCTTCAAGTTCATCTCCTACGCCGTTTGGTGGGTGCGCCAGAGCATCCTCAAGGCGCTCTCCGATCAGGTCCGCACGGTCCGCCTCCCGCTCAACCGCGTCGGCACGCTGAGCAAGATGCGGAAGGCCTCGGCGCGCCTCGCGCAGGAACTCGGCCGCCAGCCGACCCCGCAGGAGATCGCCGAGCACATGGACATCAAGGAGGAGAAGGTCCGCGAAGGCCTGCAGCACTCGCGCCACTCCCTCTCGATGGACGCGCCCTTCGACGACGACGACGGCAACAGCCTCCTCGACGTTCTCCCCGATGACTCCTACGAGTCCCCGGATGAGGACCTCACCAACGAGAGCCTCAACATCGACATCGAGCGCGCTCTCGCCACGCTGCACCCGCGCGAGGCCGAGATCACGCGCCTGTACTTCGGCATCGGGCACGAGCAGCCGCTCACGCTCGTCGAGGTCGGTCAGCGCTTTGGCCTGACGCGCGAGCGCGTGCGCCAGATCAAGGAGAAGGCGCTCCGCAAGCTCCGCCAGAAGCACCGCCGCGAGGAACTCGTGGCGCACCTCAACTAG
- a CDS encoding DinB family protein, translated as MLLDIRQFILRLTDGLSPAQLRTIPDGERNHILWHLGHLVVTQQLLTYGLAGLPLLAPEALVAQCRKGTAPADWDDEGPAPDEVKRLLVALPQRFDADRASGAFTDFREYPTSTGVVLRSLDDAVQFNLFHEGLHATSIARQRRAVLGA; from the coding sequence GTGCTTCTCGACATCCGCCAGTTCATTCTCCGCCTCACCGACGGCCTCTCGCCCGCGCAGCTCCGCACGATCCCCGACGGCGAGCGCAATCACATCTTGTGGCACCTCGGGCACCTCGTCGTCACGCAGCAGCTTCTCACCTACGGCCTCGCCGGCCTCCCGCTGCTCGCGCCAGAGGCCCTCGTCGCGCAGTGCCGGAAGGGCACAGCACCCGCCGATTGGGACGACGAAGGGCCCGCCCCGGACGAGGTCAAGCGCTTGCTCGTCGCCCTTCCCCAGCGGTTCGACGCCGACCGGGCCTCTGGCGCGTTCACCGACTTCCGCGAGTACCCGACCTCGACCGGCGTCGTGTTGCGCTCGCTCGATGACGCGGTGCAGTTCAACCTCTTCCACGAGGGCCTGCACGCCACGTCGATCGCGCGCCAGAGGCGGGCGGTGCTCGGGGCGTGA
- a CDS encoding LysM peptidoglycan-binding domain-containing protein: protein MIRLLLFAALFLAASGVAPEAAAQDSRVHVVQPGETLYRIATDAGMSVAELKAFNSLDSDTIRVGQRLRLPARGAAQTPRQPEPRQPEPRQPEAPVTPRPEPRVEAPRVPTGRPTQAPAASGGTTHTVVAGESLFRIALRYDTTVEALRQLNNIQGDQIEVGQRLVVTRGGGRPSTGGATQPAPIARARDWDIQRTTVPADMVHFTEPGETLYSIASSYGFSMDALIAQNAVTTAPLVPGTMLVLPRAVDPARAVRAELPPAMDAGLALVFPDVMQGRPTASGEAYDPLQFTASHRDLPFGTILLVTNPANGRSTFVRVADRGPVSQAYLMELSAAAASALDLDPNNARAVEIRALP from the coding sequence ATGATCCGTCTCCTTCTCTTCGCCGCCCTTTTCCTCGCGGCCTCTGGTGTGGCGCCAGAGGCCGCCGCCCAGGATTCCCGCGTCCACGTGGTCCAGCCCGGCGAGACGCTCTACCGCATCGCGACTGACGCGGGCATGAGCGTCGCCGAGCTCAAGGCGTTCAACAGCCTGGACTCCGACACCATCCGCGTGGGCCAGCGGCTCCGGCTCCCCGCCAGAGGCGCCGCGCAGACGCCCCGGCAGCCGGAGCCACGGCAGCCCGAACCACGCCAGCCTGAGGCGCCCGTAACGCCGCGCCCCGAGCCACGCGTGGAAGCCCCGCGCGTGCCCACGGGCCGACCCACGCAGGCACCAGCGGCCTCTGGCGGGACGACGCACACCGTCGTGGCAGGCGAGTCGCTGTTCCGCATCGCGCTCCGCTACGACACCACGGTGGAGGCGCTGCGGCAGCTCAACAACATCCAGGGCGACCAGATCGAGGTCGGCCAGCGGCTCGTGGTCACGCGCGGCGGCGGGCGTCCCTCCACGGGCGGCGCAACGCAGCCTGCGCCCATCGCGCGGGCGCGCGACTGGGACATCCAGCGCACTACGGTCCCGGCCGACATGGTGCACTTCACCGAGCCCGGCGAAACGCTGTACTCCATCGCGTCCAGCTACGGCTTCTCGATGGACGCGCTGATCGCGCAGAACGCCGTGACGACGGCGCCGCTGGTGCCCGGCACGATGCTCGTCCTGCCTCGCGCCGTGGACCCCGCCCGCGCCGTCCGCGCCGAGCTCCCGCCCGCGATGGATGCCGGCCTCGCGCTCGTCTTCCCCGACGTGATGCAGGGCCGCCCGACGGCCTCTGGCGAGGCCTACGACCCGCTCCAGTTCACAGCCTCGCACCGCGATCTCCCGTTCGGGACCATCCTGCTGGTGACCAACCCCGCCAACGGCCGCAGCACGTTCGTGCGCGTGGCCGACCGCGGCCCGGTCAGCCAAGCGTACCTGATGGAGCTCTCGGCCGCCGCCGCGTCCGCGCTGGACCTGGACCCCAACAACGCGCGCGCCGTCGAGATCCGCGCGCTGCCGTAG
- a CDS encoding ABC transporter permease, which produces MRVRRSQQRAQASGTEAWSRPLAPAATPRAEASDARGSANRDLPFPAPLLVDYRLLIARRYLATRRRVTLISVISGISIGGVALGVAALVVVLSVMNGFYDVVRDLLVSVDPHVRIEAVGGRGLEDPEGLVELASGVEGVVSATPYVEGKALLTAPEAPALNQVVTVRGVDPAALDSATAGAIRQGAFDLARREGPPGLVMGASLAARSGVQAGTQATPEGDVATAGTEVSLLSAPALERALVAYPFGLPSQQGFDVRGIYELEPAYDESHVFVGLEEGQRLFRMAGRVSGIDLRLTDLDDAAAVQDLLRQRLDPEQFSVLTWYDLQASLYGVMRLEKWAASAILVLIVVVAAFNIVGALTMTVIEKRRDLGVLQAMGASRKDIRRIFLLEGMLVGGIGTGIGLAVGLLICWVQGTFELVPLAEAGSFVIDSYPVAVRPFDVAVVVLVSITMCALAALYPATRAAQTEPARAVQEGA; this is translated from the coding sequence GTGCGCGTTCGTCGGTCCCAACAGCGCGCCCAAGCCTCTGGCACGGAAGCCTGGTCCCGGCCTCTGGCGCCAGCGGCCACTCCCCGCGCCGAAGCTTCTGACGCCAGAGGCTCCGCCAACCGCGATCTTCCGTTCCCCGCCCCGCTTCTCGTGGACTACCGCCTCCTCATCGCCCGCCGCTACCTCGCGACCCGCCGTCGCGTCACGCTGATTTCGGTCATCAGCGGCATCAGCATCGGCGGCGTGGCGCTGGGCGTGGCCGCGCTGGTCGTGGTGCTGAGCGTGATGAACGGGTTTTACGACGTCGTGCGAGACCTGCTCGTGAGCGTGGACCCGCACGTCCGCATCGAAGCCGTGGGCGGACGCGGCTTGGAGGACCCCGAAGGGCTCGTCGAGCTCGCCTCTGGCGTCGAGGGCGTCGTCTCCGCCACGCCGTACGTGGAGGGCAAGGCGCTGCTGACCGCGCCAGAGGCCCCGGCGCTCAACCAGGTCGTGACCGTTCGCGGCGTGGACCCGGCCGCGCTGGACTCCGCCACGGCGGGCGCCATCCGGCAAGGCGCCTTCGACCTGGCCCGGCGCGAGGGGCCGCCTGGGCTCGTGATGGGCGCCTCGCTCGCGGCGCGCTCCGGCGTGCAGGCGGGAACGCAAGCCACGCCCGAAGGCGACGTGGCGACGGCCGGGACCGAGGTCTCGCTCCTTTCCGCACCCGCCCTGGAGCGCGCGCTCGTGGCGTACCCGTTCGGCTTGCCGTCCCAGCAGGGCTTCGACGTGCGCGGCATCTACGAATTGGAGCCTGCCTACGACGAGAGCCACGTCTTTGTGGGCCTGGAAGAAGGCCAACGCCTGTTCCGTATGGCCGGCCGCGTCAGCGGCATTGACCTCCGCCTGACGGACTTGGATGACGCCGCGGCCGTCCAGGACCTCTTGCGCCAGAGGCTGGACCCCGAGCAGTTCAGCGTGCTCACGTGGTACGACCTTCAAGCGTCGCTCTACGGCGTGATGCGGCTGGAGAAGTGGGCCGCAAGCGCCATTCTCGTGCTCATCGTCGTCGTGGCCGCGTTCAACATCGTCGGCGCGCTGACCATGACCGTGATCGAGAAACGTCGCGATCTGGGCGTGCTTCAGGCGATGGGCGCGAGCCGGAAGGACATCCGCCGCATCTTCCTCTTGGAAGGCATGCTCGTCGGCGGCATCGGGACCGGGATCGGCCTTGCGGTGGGCCTTCTGATCTGCTGGGTGCAGGGCACTTTCGAGCTCGTGCCTTTGGCGGAGGCGGGCTCGTTCGTGATCGACAGCTACCCCGTCGCTGTGCGGCCGTTCGACGTGGCCGTGGTCGTCCTGGTGTCCATCACGATGTGCGCCCTCGCGGCGCTGTACCCCGCTACGCGAGCGGCGCAGACCGAGCCCGCGCGGGCCGTTCAGGAGGGCGCCTAA